Proteins from a genomic interval of Planctomycetota bacterium:
- a CDS encoding D-alanine--D-alanine ligase, whose protein sequence is MSWSAASETLSIAVLAGGDSAERAVSLASGSEAAAALASLGHRVEQFDPLNTPITSIDWPRFDICFLALHGGAGEDGRVQQQLDELSVVYTGSGPAASRMAMSKSAAKHRFVEARVPTPTAMEFGEHDVLATIARECATLGWPLAIKPEGQGSSLGVGRADNAEQLAACVTASRQYDPLVLVEPWIDGREFTVTILGREPLPLLEIVAPGPVFDYDAKYLAEDTVYRFDSGLPADQIVRLRSVSVAAAAALDTRGLVRVDLMLDRAGRPWVLEVNTIPGLTPTSLAPRAAAQAGFDLPALCEWMVRDALHAEVRQ, encoded by the coding sequence ATGTCGTGGTCCGCAGCGTCCGAAACTCTTTCCATCGCGGTGTTGGCCGGGGGCGACTCGGCCGAGCGCGCCGTCAGTCTGGCCAGCGGTAGCGAAGCCGCCGCGGCCCTCGCCAGCCTGGGTCATCGCGTCGAGCAATTCGATCCGCTCAATACGCCGATCACTTCGATCGACTGGCCGCGCTTCGACATTTGTTTTCTCGCCCTGCATGGTGGCGCCGGTGAAGACGGCCGCGTGCAGCAGCAGCTTGACGAGCTAAGCGTGGTTTACACCGGCAGCGGGCCAGCCGCCTCGCGAATGGCCATGAGCAAATCGGCCGCCAAGCACCGCTTTGTCGAAGCCCGGGTGCCGACGCCAACCGCGATGGAGTTCGGCGAGCATGACGTATTGGCCACGATTGCCCGTGAATGTGCCACGTTGGGCTGGCCCCTGGCCATTAAGCCCGAGGGGCAAGGTTCCAGCTTGGGCGTCGGCCGCGCGGACAATGCCGAGCAACTTGCCGCGTGTGTCACCGCCAGCCGCCAGTACGACCCGCTGGTGCTGGTCGAGCCTTGGATCGATGGCCGCGAGTTCACGGTGACGATCCTGGGGCGCGAGCCGTTGCCGCTGCTGGAAATCGTCGCGCCGGGGCCAGTCTTTGACTACGACGCCAAGTATCTGGCCGAAGATACCGTTTACCGATTCGATTCGGGCCTGCCCGCCGATCAGATCGTGCGCTTGCGCAGCGTTTCGGTCGCGGCCGCTGCCGCGCTCGACACCCGCGGGCTGGTGCGAGTGGACCTGATGCTCGACCGCGCTGGACGCCCCTGGGTGCTCGAAGTGAACACAATTCCGGGGCTGACTCCGACCAGTCTGGCCCCCCGCGCGGCAGCGCAAGCGGGCTTCGACTTGCCGGCTCTGTGCGAATGGATGGTCCGCGACGCATTGCACGCCGAGGTGCGCCAATGA
- a CDS encoding cation-translocating P-type ATPase, translating to MYQRAEEPPNTMPTNTAGPSQPILATASYDVPALDCPQELQLIEAGLGSLAGISALRPDYVQRRLHVDFDPATLLPATLEGRLNAIGFPARPVTHDKQLHVLPSVPRRYDTLAAAALLTAAIALWLASGPAWLGTLLVAASLLVGSYSVARAAWRALRLRRVDINVLMIVAAIGGVAIGDYFEVATAMVLFGVSLWLEAASVARARGAIESLVQLTPRVAHCISSQGTTDVPVEGLEIGDRLLVRPGERVPADGAVVSGASTVNEAALTGESLPRDVAIGADVWAGSLNGDGAIELRVARRADDSTLAHMARLVDSARVGRARSVQLVDRLAGWYTPAVVALAAVSFVVLPFTAQVAWTESLHRALVLLVASCPCALVISTPVTMVCGLHAAARQGILIKGGEHLERAAAIDVMAFDKTGTLTRGEVRLVDLFAADGHKPEDVLRIAASLEQQSEHPLARAIVAAALADHLTLAPVEGFHAERGAGVRGIVDGRAFIICGAGGGTLNSTHGDWQSHPLWQQALADRQATLAALIGPDGLWGVLLLADTVRPHAAETLEHLRRLGVQRFAILSGDRSAVVNELAAELGIDEARGGLLPADKLAAIKELEQHGATVALVGDGVNDAPALAAASLGIAFGAAASDTALETADVVILKPDLHRLGRLIAIARECRARLRENVALALGSKLLVLGLAAVGAATLWMAVAADVGATLAVVFNGMRLLPPVRRRETRR from the coding sequence ATGTATCAGCGCGCCGAAGAACCACCCAACACGATGCCAACAAACACCGCAGGGCCAAGCCAGCCGATCCTGGCCACCGCGAGCTACGACGTGCCTGCGCTCGACTGTCCGCAAGAGTTGCAATTGATCGAAGCGGGCCTGGGCTCGCTCGCCGGCATCTCTGCACTGCGCCCCGATTACGTCCAGCGCCGCTTGCACGTCGATTTCGATCCCGCCACGTTGCTGCCCGCCACGCTCGAAGGACGCCTGAACGCGATCGGCTTTCCCGCGCGCCCCGTCACCCACGACAAACAGCTTCATGTCCTGCCCAGCGTGCCACGGCGGTACGACACGCTGGCCGCCGCAGCGCTGCTTACCGCGGCGATTGCGCTGTGGCTGGCCAGCGGCCCCGCCTGGCTTGGCACGCTATTGGTCGCGGCAAGTCTGCTCGTTGGCAGCTACTCGGTGGCCCGCGCCGCGTGGCGGGCGTTGCGACTGCGGCGCGTTGACATCAACGTCCTAATGATCGTGGCCGCGATCGGCGGCGTGGCCATCGGTGACTACTTTGAAGTCGCGACCGCGATGGTCTTGTTCGGCGTATCGCTCTGGCTCGAAGCGGCCAGCGTAGCCCGCGCCCGAGGAGCGATCGAGTCGTTGGTGCAACTAACGCCGCGCGTCGCTCACTGCATTAGCTCGCAAGGCACGACCGACGTGCCGGTCGAAGGACTGGAAATCGGCGACCGGCTGCTCGTCCGCCCGGGCGAGCGCGTGCCGGCCGATGGCGCGGTCGTCTCCGGCGCATCGACCGTGAACGAGGCGGCCCTGACGGGAGAAAGCCTGCCGCGCGATGTCGCGATCGGCGCGGACGTTTGGGCTGGTTCGCTCAATGGCGATGGGGCCATCGAGTTGCGCGTGGCGCGACGAGCCGACGACTCGACGTTGGCTCACATGGCCCGACTGGTGGACAGCGCCCGCGTCGGCCGCGCTCGAAGCGTGCAGTTGGTCGATCGGCTGGCCGGCTGGTACACACCCGCGGTCGTGGCCCTGGCCGCGGTGTCGTTCGTCGTGCTTCCCTTCACCGCCCAGGTGGCTTGGACCGAATCGTTGCATCGCGCGCTGGTGCTGTTGGTGGCGTCGTGCCCTTGCGCGCTGGTGATCTCGACGCCGGTGACGATGGTGTGCGGCCTGCACGCCGCGGCGCGGCAAGGCATTCTGATCAAAGGGGGCGAGCACCTGGAACGAGCCGCGGCCATCGACGTAATGGCCTTCGACAAGACTGGCACGTTGACGCGCGGCGAAGTGCGACTGGTCGATCTTTTCGCCGCCGACGGGCACAAACCCGAGGACGTGCTGCGCATCGCCGCCAGCTTGGAACAGCAGAGCGAGCACCCGCTGGCCCGGGCGATTGTCGCGGCCGCCTTGGCGGATCATTTAACGCTCGCGCCGGTCGAAGGGTTTCACGCCGAGCGCGGCGCCGGCGTGCGTGGCATCGTCGACGGCCGGGCGTTCATCATCTGCGGCGCTGGCGGCGGCACGCTCAATTCGACCCACGGCGACTGGCAATCGCACCCATTGTGGCAGCAAGCGCTCGCCGATCGACAGGCGACCCTCGCCGCTTTGATCGGGCCGGATGGCCTGTGGGGAGTATTGCTCCTGGCCGATACGGTGCGGCCGCACGCGGCCGAGACGCTGGAACATTTGCGACGCCTGGGCGTGCAGCGGTTCGCGATTCTGTCGGGGGATCGGTCGGCGGTGGTCAACGAGTTGGCGGCTGAACTAGGTATCGACGAAGCCCGCGGTGGCTTGCTGCCGGCTGACAAGCTGGCGGCGATCAAAGAACTGGAACAACACGGCGCGACGGTCGCGCTCGTCGGCGACGGCGTGAACGACGCGCCGGCCCTGGCGGCGGCCAGCTTGGGGATCGCTTTTGGCGCGGCGGCCAGCGACACGGCGCTCGAAACCGCCGACGTGGTGATCCTGAAGCCTGACTTGCATCGGCTGGGGCGATTGATCGCGATCGCCCGCGAATGCCGTGCTCGATTGCGCGAGAATGTGGCGCTGGCGCTCGGCAGCAAGTTACTGGTGCTGGGGCTGGCGGCGGTCGGCGCGGCCACTCTGTGGATGGCGGTCGCGGCCGACGTCGGCGCAACACTGGCCGTGGTGTTTAACGGGATGCGGCTGCTGCCACCAGTTCGGCGTCGTGAAACTCGTCGCTAA
- the murC gene encoding UDP-N-acetylmuramate--L-alanine ligase: protein MQALARVLVEQGWHISGSDSASDVPCWLADSGIEVHRGHAASYLPASAETLVYSQSIPVDNPERVAAERRGLPQLSYAEMLSRVTKKHTTLAVAGTHGKSTTTAMTTEILLAAGLDPTFVVGASWRDGTPVAHAGHGPLAVVEACEFRRGFLHLRPQCAALLNVEPDHFDCFPDEADLERAFGDFAALLPAEGLLVYNAADAGALQIVRHAKCRRESFAVDAPADWQVTNLLSQAGCYEFDLLHSSKVLGRIALQVPGQHMVANALAAAALAASGGAESAAIVAGLERFAGLQRRVEPIVDTTELAIVDDYAHHPTEVAATLAAIRQRYPKRRLWCVFQPHQASRLARLLAEFARALADADLVAIADVYRAREGVWRPGEATAADLAAQISAFGVPVLQEHRPDAILEQVHAALRPGDVVAVLGAGDIGKFAHALGDRLRSFDSAR, encoded by the coding sequence ATGCAAGCGCTGGCCCGCGTGCTGGTCGAGCAAGGTTGGCACATCTCGGGCTCCGACAGCGCGTCCGACGTGCCGTGCTGGCTGGCCGACAGCGGAATCGAAGTCCATCGGGGTCACGCGGCGTCGTACTTGCCGGCAAGCGCCGAGACGCTTGTCTACAGCCAGTCGATCCCGGTCGATAATCCCGAGCGCGTCGCGGCCGAGCGGCGCGGCCTGCCTCAACTGAGCTACGCCGAGATGCTTAGCCGCGTGACTAAGAAGCACACCACGCTCGCCGTCGCCGGCACACACGGCAAGTCAACGACGACGGCTATGACCACCGAAATCCTGCTGGCCGCCGGGCTCGATCCCACGTTCGTGGTCGGCGCCTCGTGGCGCGATGGTACGCCCGTCGCGCACGCAGGGCACGGCCCCCTGGCGGTCGTCGAGGCGTGCGAATTCCGCCGCGGTTTTCTGCACCTGCGGCCACAATGCGCCGCCTTGCTCAATGTCGAACCCGACCACTTCGATTGCTTTCCTGACGAAGCTGATCTTGAGCGAGCCTTTGGCGACTTTGCGGCGCTACTACCGGCCGAGGGCCTGCTAGTTTACAACGCAGCAGACGCCGGCGCTTTGCAAATCGTCCGGCACGCGAAATGTCGTCGGGAAAGCTTCGCTGTCGATGCACCGGCCGATTGGCAGGTGACGAACCTTTTGAGCCAGGCAGGCTGCTATGAGTTCGATCTACTCCACAGCAGTAAAGTGCTTGGCCGCATCGCGCTCCAGGTTCCCGGCCAGCACATGGTCGCCAACGCCCTGGCGGCGGCGGCGCTGGCCGCTAGCGGCGGCGCGGAATCGGCGGCCATCGTCGCTGGGCTAGAAAGATTTGCCGGCTTGCAACGACGTGTTGAGCCGATCGTCGACACCACCGAGCTGGCCATCGTCGACGATTACGCCCATCACCCCACCGAAGTCGCCGCCACGCTGGCAGCAATCCGCCAGCGTTATCCCAAGAGACGACTCTGGTGCGTGTTTCAACCGCATCAGGCCAGCCGCCTTGCGCGCTTGTTGGCCGAGTTTGCCCGGGCGCTGGCGGACGCCGATCTGGTGGCGATCGCCGACGTTTATCGAGCCCGCGAGGGGGTTTGGCGACCTGGCGAAGCTACGGCCGCTGACCTGGCGGCGCAAATCTCGGCGTTCGGTGTACCCGTCTTGCAAGAACATCGACCTGACGCCATTCTAGAGCAGGTCCATGCCGCCCTACGCCCCGGCGACGTGGTCGCCGTGTTAGGAGCGGGCGATATTGGGAAGTTTGCACATGCCCTTGGCGACCGACTTCGGTCCTTTGATTCAGCGCGATGA
- a CDS encoding GNAT family N-acetyltransferase: protein MSPANVCRRLTEHIRRFGAGALLGTLAYKLAHRLAGVTIGRLYLLDELTKLPLDSGEPELTYRFLSAADIRRLADPAVNDLDPSFAERLVDNRHICFAALADGQLVNYAWYALESPPSSDSLNAQLTLPVGTAYLYKAFTHVDYRGRRIHQTALYAAAHVLASQRYTQLTAIVEFDNWASVRSHVRLGMRQVGWFLAVGRDALPRVWASRPLSALGIEVRQATLQPRPVALPTAPLPVEAAFSDEFHDAELVAAAASR, encoded by the coding sequence ATGTCGCCTGCCAACGTCTGTCGTCGCCTGACTGAACACATACGACGCTTCGGCGCCGGCGCCTTGCTGGGGACGCTGGCCTACAAGCTTGCGCACCGGCTGGCCGGGGTGACGATCGGTCGGCTGTATTTGCTCGACGAGCTGACGAAGTTGCCGCTCGACTCGGGCGAGCCAGAGCTGACGTACCGATTTCTAAGCGCCGCCGACATCCGGCGACTGGCCGACCCCGCGGTGAACGATCTCGACCCGTCGTTCGCCGAGCGGCTTGTCGACAATCGGCATATTTGCTTCGCGGCGCTCGCCGATGGGCAACTTGTCAACTACGCCTGGTACGCCCTTGAATCGCCGCCGTCGAGCGATAGCCTGAATGCCCAACTCACGCTGCCCGTCGGCACCGCTTACCTGTACAAGGCGTTCACGCACGTCGATTACCGAGGCCGGCGCATCCACCAGACGGCGCTCTATGCCGCGGCCCACGTACTGGCCAGTCAGCGCTACACGCAACTGACGGCCATCGTCGAGTTCGACAATTGGGCCTCGGTCCGCAGCCACGTCCGCTTGGGCATGCGCCAGGTCGGTTGGTTCCTGGCTGTCGGGCGCGACGCCTTGCCGCGCGTGTGGGCCTCGCGGCCGCTTAGTGCGCTCGGGATCGAAGTTCGTCAGGCGACTTTGCAGCCTCGGCCGGTCGCTTTGCCCACCGCACCGCTTCCCGTCGAAGCAGCATTTAGCGACGAGTTTCACGACGCCGAACTGGTGGCAGCAGCCGCATCCCGTTAA
- a CDS encoding carbon storage regulator, which translates to MLVLSRRVGERIQIGPDIVVTVARLTGNSVRIAVEAPNSVKIVRSELAAGDPAHAAKFSPVSKPPH; encoded by the coding sequence ATGCTTGTCCTCAGCCGTCGGGTGGGGGAACGGATTCAAATCGGCCCCGACATCGTCGTCACGGTTGCTCGACTGACGGGCAACTCGGTGCGCATTGCCGTCGAAGCGCCAAACTCGGTGAAGATCGTCCGCAGCGAATTGGCAGCAGGCGACCCTGCGCACGCGGCGAAGTTTTCACCGGTGAGCAAGCCGCCGCACTGA
- a CDS encoding tRNA-dihydrouridine synthase yields MSTAQAITLPHLRIGAVDIGFPIVQAALSGYSDMAMRVIARRMGASYSLCEVVLDKIVLQGGKAIRKMAMIDASEHPVGGQLMGANPDEFGPAARTLAEMGYDVIDINFGCPVRKVLGRCRGGYLLSVPETALEIVSRVREAVPIHIPVTVKMRRGMDDTPESRDNFFTIYDGAHARGVSAVTVHGRTVKQKYVGPSRWAFLRDVKRHAPERVVLGSGDLFTAQDCLNMIAETGIDGVTVARGAIGNPWVFAQVRALAAGLPPLEPPSLHQQREVIAEHYRLAEQIYGPDAGGKQMRKFGIKYAKLHPEPLVVRDAFIAVRNQSDWRAALDRWYADDLPGRWPDGREMEEGTCET; encoded by the coding sequence ATGAGTACCGCCCAGGCCATCACCTTGCCGCATCTGCGCATTGGCGCCGTCGATATCGGCTTTCCCATCGTTCAGGCAGCTTTGTCCGGCTATAGCGATATGGCCATGCGCGTGATCGCCCGTCGCATGGGGGCCAGCTACAGCCTGTGCGAAGTCGTGCTCGACAAGATCGTCCTGCAAGGGGGCAAGGCGATTCGCAAAATGGCGATGATCGACGCCAGCGAGCATCCGGTCGGCGGGCAGTTGATGGGGGCCAATCCCGACGAATTCGGCCCGGCGGCGCGAACTCTGGCCGAGATGGGTTACGACGTCATCGACATCAACTTCGGCTGCCCGGTCCGCAAAGTGTTGGGTCGCTGCCGGGGCGGATACTTGCTGAGCGTGCCCGAGACGGCGCTTGAGATTGTTTCCCGCGTGCGCGAGGCGGTACCGATTCACATCCCCGTCACGGTGAAGATGCGCCGCGGCATGGACGACACGCCGGAAAGCCGCGACAACTTCTTCACGATCTACGACGGCGCGCACGCGCGCGGCGTGTCGGCCGTGACGGTGCATGGGCGGACCGTGAAGCAGAAATACGTCGGGCCTAGCCGTTGGGCATTCTTGCGCGACGTGAAACGGCACGCGCCCGAACGAGTCGTGCTCGGCAGCGGCGATCTGTTCACCGCGCAGGATTGCTTGAACATGATTGCCGAGACAGGCATCGACGGCGTGACCGTGGCCCGCGGCGCGATCGGCAACCCTTGGGTCTTTGCCCAGGTGCGCGCGTTGGCCGCTGGTTTGCCGCCGCTCGAGCCGCCGTCGCTGCACCAGCAGCGCGAGGTGATTGCCGAACACTATCGGTTGGCGGAACAGATTTACGGCCCCGACGCTGGCGGCAAGCAGATGCGCAAGTTCGGCATCAAGTACGCCAAGCTTCACCCCGAGCCGCTTGTGGTGCGCGACGCATTCATCGCGGTCCGCAATCAAAGCGACTGGCGCGCGGCACTCGACCGCTGGTACGCCGACGATCTGCCGGGGCGCTGGCCCGACGGGCGAGAGATGGAAGAAGGAACCTGCGAGACGTAG
- the zwf gene encoding glucose-6-phosphate dehydrogenase, translated as MPHSIVIFGASGDLTSRKLIPALYQLFRKKRLPEETRIIGTSRTAYSHDAWRDKLAETTKQFAAKDFDAELWKKFAANIFYHAGNLDSVDDMQGLENALREVEGNTPTARVYYLATAPQFHEGTVSKLGALGMASEAQSTRRVVIEKPFGTDLASARELNNVLHRVFQEQQVYRIDHYLGKETVQNILVLRFANTVWEPIWNRNFVDHVQITVAEEVDVGRRAGYYDTSGVVRDVFQNHLLQLMTITAMEVPSRFEADLVRNEKVKVLQAVRQMSAVDVAEQTVRAQYDKYLAEPGVAANSQTETFAAMKLHIDNWRWQGVPFYLRSGKAMSCRTTQIVIQFRSPPHMVFNSERRREPEANRLVIHIQPAEGIQLHFQTKVPDAGMRLRQTDLNFRFDSEFAGALPDAYERLLLDVMMGDASLFARADEVELAWGIVDPIIDAWATRRLPPMATYESGLWGPEEAMTWMLRDHRNWLDVCPIL; from the coding sequence ATGCCGCACTCGATTGTGATCTTCGGCGCCTCGGGCGACCTGACCAGTCGCAAGTTGATCCCAGCGTTGTACCAGTTGTTCCGCAAGAAGCGACTTCCCGAGGAGACGCGGATCATCGGCACCTCGCGGACAGCCTATTCGCACGACGCCTGGCGCGACAAGCTGGCCGAGACGACGAAGCAGTTCGCCGCCAAGGATTTCGACGCCGAACTATGGAAGAAGTTCGCCGCCAACATTTTCTATCACGCTGGCAATCTGGACAGCGTCGACGATATGCAAGGGCTGGAAAACGCCCTGCGCGAAGTGGAGGGGAACACGCCGACGGCGCGCGTCTATTACCTGGCCACTGCGCCGCAATTCCACGAAGGGACGGTCAGCAAGCTGGGCGCGCTGGGCATGGCCTCGGAAGCGCAGTCGACGCGCCGCGTGGTCATCGAAAAGCCGTTCGGCACCGACCTGGCCTCGGCTCGCGAGCTGAACAACGTGCTCCATCGGGTGTTCCAGGAACAGCAGGTCTATCGCATCGATCATTACCTAGGCAAAGAGACGGTTCAGAACATTCTGGTGTTGCGTTTCGCCAACACGGTTTGGGAGCCGATCTGGAATCGCAACTTTGTCGACCATGTGCAGATCACCGTGGCCGAGGAAGTCGATGTCGGCCGACGTGCTGGGTACTACGACACGTCCGGCGTGGTGCGCGACGTGTTCCAGAACCACTTGCTGCAGTTGATGACCATCACGGCGATGGAAGTCCCCAGCCGGTTTGAAGCTGACCTGGTGCGCAACGAGAAGGTGAAAGTCTTGCAGGCCGTCCGGCAAATGTCGGCGGTCGATGTGGCCGAGCAGACGGTGCGCGCGCAGTACGACAAATACCTGGCCGAACCCGGCGTCGCGGCGAACAGCCAGACCGAAACCTTCGCGGCCATGAAGCTGCACATCGACAATTGGCGCTGGCAGGGGGTGCCGTTCTATTTGCGCTCGGGCAAGGCGATGAGTTGCCGGACGACGCAGATTGTGATTCAGTTCCGCTCGCCGCCGCACATGGTCTTCAACTCCGAGCGCCGCCGCGAGCCCGAAGCCAACCGGCTCGTGATTCATATCCAACCGGCCGAAGGCATCCAGCTTCACTTCCAGACCAAGGTGCCCGACGCCGGCATGCGGTTGCGGCAGACCGATTTGAACTTCCGCTTCGACAGCGAGTTCGCCGGGGCGCTGCCCGATGCGTACGAACGATTGCTGCTGGACGTGATGATGGGGGACGCCAGCTTGTTCGCCCGGGCCGACGAGGTGGAACTGGCCTGGGGCATTGTCGACCCGATCATCGACGCCTGGGCCACGCGGCGGTTACCGCCGATGGCCACGTACGAGTCGGGTCTGTGGGGGCCGGAGGAAGCGATGACGTGGATGCTCCGCGACCACCGCAACTGGCTTGATGTGTGTCCAATTCTGTAA
- a CDS encoding OmpH family outer membrane protein produces the protein MKKFVSMATLVASVWAASQGMRAEAQQARPPIAVIDVTAIFKDHYRLKAMMNDLQQQIAAAEQEIQKQRQTYEALGAKMTEGQLKRGSPEYKALEEQLRKIESETSVKIAQQRRDFHEQQAKMYYSVYQEIQQEVKRYCEANGVFLVMRFLGEQPDQNDPDQLYRDLNRSVVHYHPHIDITKVVLAQLNANSPPPVAGPVTPGAPGPNNLQPQGMSNYGAQPGVNPGLGPNPGATRPQQPMGIPQRR, from the coding sequence GTGAAGAAATTTGTCTCGATGGCCACGCTCGTGGCAAGCGTCTGGGCAGCCAGTCAGGGCATGCGCGCCGAAGCGCAACAAGCTCGTCCGCCCATCGCGGTGATCGACGTCACCGCCATTTTCAAGGACCACTACCGGCTGAAGGCCATGATGAACGATCTGCAGCAGCAGATCGCGGCCGCCGAGCAGGAAATCCAGAAACAGCGCCAGACCTACGAAGCGCTGGGCGCGAAAATGACCGAAGGGCAATTGAAGCGCGGCTCGCCCGAGTACAAGGCGCTCGAAGAGCAGCTGCGCAAGATCGAAAGCGAAACCAGCGTGAAGATCGCCCAGCAACGCCGCGACTTCCACGAACAGCAAGCCAAGATGTACTACAGCGTCTACCAGGAAATCCAGCAGGAAGTGAAACGCTACTGCGAAGCCAATGGGGTGTTTCTGGTGATGCGGTTTCTGGGCGAACAGCCCGATCAGAACGATCCGGATCAGCTCTATCGCGACTTGAACCGCTCGGTGGTGCATTACCACCCGCACATCGACATCACCAAGGTGGTGTTGGCGCAACTGAACGCCAACAGCCCGCCGCCGGTGGCCGGTCCAGTCACACCGGGCGCCCCGGGGCCGAACAACCTGCAACCGCAAGGCATGTCGAACTATGGCGCACAACCGGGCGTCAATCCTGGCCTGGGGCCGAATCCTGGCGCCACTCGCCCGCAGCAACCGATGGGCATTCCGCAACGTCGCTAG
- the murB gene encoding UDP-N-acetylmuramate dehydrogenase has protein sequence MPLATDFGPLIQRDEPLAPHTWFRLGGAAQYFAQPETLEQLGKLVRRCREENIPVRLLGGGSNVLVRDEGVRGLVIKLGGDELSKIDVAGTKVTTGAAAKLGHVITHAVGNGLGGLETLVGIPGTIGGALHGNAGSRSGDIGQWLLRATVMTHSGEILERRREELTFAYRQSGLDELVILGAEFQLESDDPEALTKRMQKQWILKKSTQPLGHQSAGCIFKNPRGMSAGMLIDQAGLKGTHVGGAIVSERHANFIVAEEGAKAADVLALMEMVRGRVAERLGVELETEIDVW, from the coding sequence ATGCCCTTGGCGACCGACTTCGGTCCTTTGATTCAGCGCGATGAGCCCCTGGCTCCGCACACCTGGTTCCGGCTGGGTGGAGCGGCTCAATACTTTGCGCAACCCGAAACACTCGAACAGCTTGGCAAGCTGGTCCGCCGTTGCCGCGAGGAAAACATTCCGGTTCGGCTGCTGGGGGGCGGCTCGAACGTGCTGGTGCGCGACGAGGGCGTGCGTGGCTTGGTGATCAAGCTGGGCGGAGACGAACTGAGCAAGATCGACGTCGCCGGCACCAAGGTCACGACCGGCGCGGCTGCCAAGCTGGGGCATGTCATCACCCACGCCGTCGGCAACGGACTAGGGGGCCTCGAAACCCTGGTCGGTATTCCCGGCACCATCGGCGGCGCGTTGCACGGCAACGCCGGTAGCCGCAGCGGCGACATCGGCCAATGGCTGCTGCGGGCCACGGTGATGACCCACTCGGGCGAAATCCTTGAGCGGCGTCGCGAGGAGCTGACCTTCGCTTACCGGCAAAGCGGTCTCGACGAACTGGTCATCCTCGGCGCTGAGTTCCAACTTGAATCGGACGATCCCGAGGCGCTGACCAAGCGAATGCAAAAACAATGGATATTGAAGAAGTCGACGCAACCCTTGGGGCATCAAAGCGCCGGCTGCATCTTCAAGAATCCGCGCGGTATGAGCGCCGGCATGTTGATTGACCAGGCCGGCCTGAAGGGAACGCATGTTGGCGGCGCAATCGTCAGTGAACGACATGCGAACTTTATCGTGGCCGAAGAAGGGGCCAAGGCGGCCGACGTCTTGGCGCTGATGGAAATGGTCCGCGGCCGGGTCGCCGAGCGACTGGGCGTGGAATTAGAAACCGAGATCGACGTCTGGTAA